The window GCGCCGCGGCATGGTGACGTGCTGACCGTCCTCATCGCCCGGCAGGCTCATCACGATCGCGTCCTCGTCACCGTCCTTGCCGGGGGTGCGGGCCAGGGAGATGGTGCCGTCCTCACGGTCCAGGTGCACGCCGAGCACACCGGGACCATCGGCCTCGCCCTCACCGGGAGCGGCGATCTCCACCTCGATGTCCAGCGCGTGCTCGAGCCAGGAGGCCATCAGCACCACCGAGGGATCGTCCTTGTGGCCCACCACCCGGATCGCCTTCGGCGTGGTGGCCGGAGGGATCTCGAACACGCTGGCCACCAGGCCGCGCCAGTTGGTCAGGCGCGACCAGGCCAGGTCCGAGTCGCCGCTGGCGTAGCCGCGGCGCAGGCGCTTCAGGGTGGCCAGGGGGTCCTCGCAGGCGGCGGCATCGGTGATGCGACGCTGCGACATGGAGCCCAGCACGTCGTGGACGGGGGAGGAGGGCGCACCTTCCGGCCACCAGGTGACGATCGGGGCGTCGGCCAGCAGCAGCGGCATGATCAGGGTGTCCAGGGAGTACAGGATCTCCCCGCGGGCCCGCAGGATCACGATCTCGCCGGCCCCGGCGTCGCGGCCCACCCGCACCTCGGCGTCCAGGCCGCTGGAGGCGGCATCGGGGTCGGTGTCCACCACGATCACCCGCGCGGGGTGCTCGTGGCTGGCTCGCACGGCGGCCTCGACGGGACCGTCGATGTCGTCACCGGTGGCGACGATGATGAGGGTGAGGACCCGGCCGATGGTGGTCGCGCCGAAGGTCTCCCGCATCTGCATCATGGTCTTCTCGACCTCGGATGCGGTGGTGTCGGTAAGGGTGGTGATCACGGTCGCCTCCAGGTGCGCCCGTCGCGGGCGAGCATCTCGTGTGCGGTATCGGGTCCCCAGGAGCCGGGGCGGTAGGGGGCGGGCCTGAGGTTCTCGGCCCAGAACTCGGTGATGGGGTCGAGGATCTTCCAGCTCAGCTCCACCTCCTTCTGGCGGGGGAACAGTGGCGGGTCGCCCAGCAGCATGTCCAGGATCAGGCGCTCGTACGCCTCCGGGGACTCCTCGGTGAAGTTCATGCCGTAGGCGAAGTCCATGGTCACGTCCCGCACCTCCATCTGGGTGCCGGGCACCTTGGACCCGAATCGCATGGTCACGCCCTCGTCGGGCTGCACCCGGATCACGATGGCGTTCTGCCCCAGGTCAGCGGTGTCGGTGGAGCGGAACGGCAGGAACGGGGCACGCTTGAGGATCACCGCGATCTCGGTGACGCGGCGGCCCAGGCGCTTGCCGGCCCGCAGGTAGAACGGCACCCCGGCCCAGCGGCGGGTGGCGATGTCCAGACGGATCGCGGCGAAGGTCTCGGTGGTGGAGTCGGCGGGGATGCCGTCCTCCTCGAGGTAGGACCTGACCTTCTCGCCGCCCTGCCAGCCGCCCACGTACTGCCCGCGCGCGGTGTGCGCGGCGAGGTCCTCGGGCAGTTCGACGGCGGAGAGCACCTTCTCCTTCTCGGCCCGCAGGTCCGAGGCGCGGAAGGAGACCGGCTCCTCCATGGCCGTCAGGGCCAACAGCTGCAGCAGGTGATTCTGGATCACGTCACGGGCGGTGCCGATGCCGTCGTAGTAGCCGGCGCGGGAGCCGATGCCGATGTCCTCGGCCATGGTGATCTGCACGTGGTCCACGTAGGTGGCGTTCCACACCGGCTCGAACATCTGGTTGGCGAAGCGCAGCGCCAGGATGTTCTGCACCGTCTCCTTGCCCAGGTAGTGGTCGATGCGGAACACGTCCTCGGGACGGAACGCCTTCTCGACGACGTCGTTGAGCTCGCGGGCGGAGGCCAGGTCGTGGCCGAAGGGCTTCTCGATCACCACGCGACGCCAGGAGCCGTCACGGGGAGTGTTCAGGCCGGAGTCCGCCAGCTGCTGGCACACCTCGGGGAAGGCGCTGGGCGGGATCGACAGGTAGAAGGCGTGGTTGCCGCCGGTGCCGCGGGTGGCGTCCAGCTCCGAGACCACCTCGGTGAGCCGTTCGAAGGCCGCCGTGTCGTCGAACTCGCCGGTGACGAACCGGAGCCCGCCGCGCAGCTGCTCGAAGACGCTGTCGGTGAAGGGGGTGCGGGCGTGCTCGGAGACGCTCTTGCGCACGTAGTCCTGGAAGTCCTCGTCGGACCAGTCGC is drawn from Brachybacterium muris and contains these coding sequences:
- the zwf gene encoding glucose-6-phosphate dehydrogenase; translation: MTDSPEPTAVNPLRDPRDRRLPLIAGPSSMVMFGVTGDLARKKLLPAIYDLTHRGLLPPSFGLVGFGRRDWSDEDFQDYVRKSVSEHARTPFTDSVFEQLRGGLRFVTGEFDDTAAFERLTEVVSELDATRGTGGNHAFYLSIPPSAFPEVCQQLADSGLNTPRDGSWRRVVIEKPFGHDLASARELNDVVEKAFRPEDVFRIDHYLGKETVQNILALRFANQMFEPVWNATYVDHVQITMAEDIGIGSRAGYYDGIGTARDVIQNHLLQLLALTAMEEPVSFRASDLRAEKEKVLSAVELPEDLAAHTARGQYVGGWQGGEKVRSYLEEDGIPADSTTETFAAIRLDIATRRWAGVPFYLRAGKRLGRRVTEIAVILKRAPFLPFRSTDTADLGQNAIVIRVQPDEGVTMRFGSKVPGTQMEVRDVTMDFAYGMNFTEESPEAYERLILDMLLGDPPLFPRQKEVELSWKILDPITEFWAENLRPAPYRPGSWGPDTAHEMLARDGRTWRRP